ATTAAGCAGGCTGCTGCCAACGGCCACGATGTCTCCAAGATCCACTCTGTGGCTTCCTTCTTCGTCTCCCGCGTCGACGTTGAAATCGACAAGCGCCTCGAGGCTATCGGCTCTGAGGAAGCACTTGCACTGCGCGGCAAGGCAGGCGTTGCTAACGCTCAGCGCGCTTACGCTGTATACAAAGAGCTTTTCGACGCCGCCGAGCTGCCAGAAGGCGCAAACACTCAGCGCCCACTGTGGGCTTCCACCGGCGTGAAGAACCCTGCTTACGCACCTACCCTGTACGTATCTGAACTGGCTGGCCCTAACACCGTCAACACCATGCCAGAGGGCACCATTGACGCTGTGTTGGAATTGGGTAACCTGCACGGCGATACCCTTTCCAATTCTTCTGCTGAAGCTGACGCTGTGTTTGCACAGCTAGATTCCCTGGGCATCGACCTAGCTGATGTCTTCGACGTCCTAGAAACCGAAGGCGTTGACAAGTTCGTTGCATCTTGGAGTGAACTCCTTGAATCCATGGAAGCTCGCCTGAAGTAAGATCAGCAAGCTGCATTAGTAACGGCCGACATGAGCATATTTACCTCTTCACGCTTATGTGGCCGTTACACATCTTTCATCAAAGAAAGGATCGTGACGCTACCACTGTGAGCACCAACACGACTCCCACCAGCTGGACCAACCCACTGCGCGACCCGCAGGATAAACGACTCCCCCGCATTGCTGGCCCTTCCGGCATGGTGATCTTCGGTGTCACTGGAGATCTAGCACGCAAGAAGCTGCTTCCCGCCATTTATGATCTGGCAAACCGTGGATTGCTCCCTCCAGGATTTTCGCTGGTTGGTTACGGCCGCCGCGAATGGTCCAAAGAAGACTTTGAAAAATATGTGCGTGAAGCCGCTAGCGCGGGTGCCCGTACAGAGTTCCGCGAAAACGTGTGGGAACGTCTTGCCGAGGGCATGGAGTTTGTCCGCGGAAACTTTGATGATGATGAAGCTTTTGACAACCTTGCGGCCACCCTAGAGCGCATTGATAAAACCCGTGGCACCGCTGGGAACTGGGCGTATTATCTGTCCATTCCGCCAGATTCCTTCGCTGCAGTCTGCCACCAACTAGAGCGCTCCGGCATGGCAGAATCCACCGAAGAAGCATGGCGTCGCGTCATCATTGAAAAGCCATTTGGCCACAACCTTGAGTCCGCGCATGAGCTCAACCAGTTGGTTAACGCGGTCTTCCCTGAATCTTCAGTGTTCCGAATCGATCACTACTTGGGTAAAGAGACTGTTCAAAACATTTTGGCATTGCGCTTTGCCAACCAGCTGTTTGAACCACTGTGGAATTCAAACTATGTCGATCACGTGCAAATCACCATGGCTGAAGATATCGGCTTGGGTGGTCGCGCTGGCTATTACGACGGTATTGGTGCCGCACGAGACGTCATCCAAAACCACCTAATTCAGCTCCTGGCTCTGGTTGCCATGGAGGAACCGATCTCTTTTGTTCCGGCACAGTTGCAGGCGGAAAAGATCAAGGTTCTTTCTGCCACCAAGCCGTGCTACCCGCTGGATAAAACCTCTGCTCGTGGACAATATGCCGCTGGTTGGCAGGGATCAGAATACGTCAAGGGCTTACGTGAAGAAGATGGATTCAATCCAGAATCCACCACGGAAACGTTTGCTGCCTGCACTTTAGAAATCACGTCGCGCCGTTGGGCTGGTGTCCCGTTTTATCTGCGCACCGGCAAGCGTCTTGGTCGACGGGTCACTGAAATCGCGGTGGTGTTTAAAGATGCACCTCACCAACCGTTCGATGGTGATATGACTGCTGCTCTTGGCCAAAACGCCATTGTCATTAGAGTTCAGCCTGATGAGGGCGTGCTGATTCGTTTCGGTTCCAAGGTGCCAGGTTCTGCCATGGAAGTTCGCGATGTCAACATGGACTTCTCCTATTCAGAGTCGTTTACCGAGGAATCCCCTGAGGCCTATGAGCGCCTCATTTTGGATGCCCTCTTGGATGAATCCAGCCTCTTCCCCACCAATGAAGAAGTGGAACTCAGCTGGAAGATTCTGGACCCAATTCTTGAAGCATGGGATGCAGACGGCACACCTGAGGATTACCCTGCGGGAACGTGGGGTCCAAAGAGCGCAGATGAAATGCTTTCCCGCAACGGTCACTCCTGGCGCAGGCCATAATTTAGGGGCACAACTTATGATCTTTGAACTTCCAGACACCACTACTCAAGCAATCTCCAAGACACTTTCGCGCCTGCGCGAATCTGGCACCCAGGTGACCACAGGTCGGGTGTTAACGCTCATCGTGGTTACTGATTCTGAAAGCGATGTCGCAGCAATCACGCAATCAACCAATGAGGCATCACGTGAACACCCATCGCGTGTGATCATTTTGGTTGTTGGTGATAAAACAGCAGAAACCAAGGTCGATGCTGAAGTCCGCATCGGTGGAGATGCCGGTGCCTCCGAGATGATTATCATTCATCTCAACGGCCCGGTTGCTGACAAATTGCAGTATGTTGTCACGCCGTTACTGCTTCCAGATACCCCGATCGTGGCATGGTGGCCAGGTGAATCACCAAAGGATCCAGCACAAGATCCAATTGGGCGCATTGCACAGCGACGCATCACTGATGCTTTGTATGACCGTGATGATGCCCTAGAGGATCGGGTGGAAAATTATCACCCGGGTGATACCGATATGACGTGGGCTCGCTTGACACAGTGGCGCGGTCTCGTGGCTTCTGCGCTGGACCATCCGCCTCACAGCGAGATTTCTTCTGTCAGGCTCACGGGAGCTAGCGGAAGTACTTCGGTGGATTTGGCTGCAGGTTGGCTTTCCCGCAGACTTAATGTCCCAGTTATCCGTGAGGCAACGGATGCTCCAACTGTGCCAACTGATGAATTTGGCACTCCACTGTTGGCTATCCAGAGGTTGGAAATTGTCCGCACAACTGGATCGATTGTGATCACTATCCAAGATGCTCACACCGTTCGAGTAGAGATGCCAGAGTCCGGCAATCCCCCATCATTGGTTGCTATTGGTCGACGCAGTGAAGCTGATTGTTTGGCTGAAGAACTTCGCCATATGGACCCTGATTTGGGCTACCAGCATGCACTTTCTGGTCTATCCAATGTCAAAATGGAAACTGTTTAAGGAGAACGTAAAGCACTATGGTTGATGTAGTTCGCGCACGTGATACTGAGGATTTGGTTGCACATGCTGCAGCACGATTTATCCAGGTTGTAGAAGCCGCTACCGCAGATGATGGCACGGCACGTGTTGTTCTCACCGGTGGCGGAGCGGGCATAAAGTTGCTGGAAAAGCTCAGTGTGGATGCAGCCCACCTGCCGTGGGAGCGGATTCACGTATTTTTCGGTGATGAGCGCAACGTCCCTGTTTCTGATCCAGAATCCAACGAGGGTCAGGCCAGAGCTGCACTACTGTCTAAGGTCGCCATTCCAGAAGGCAATATCCATGGGTATGGCCTTGGTGAAGTAGATCTAGCACAGGCAGCAACAGCATATGAAGCTGTGTTGGATAAGTTCGCTCCCAATGGTTTTGATCTCCACCTGCTGGGTATGGGCGGCGAGGGTCATATTAATTCCCTTTTCCCTCACACTGACGCAGTTAAGGAAAGCTCTGCGAAGGTTTTGGCTGTATTTGATTCCCCTAAGCCTCCTTCAGAGCGTGCAACTTTGACACTTCCTGCGGTTCACTCCGCTAAGCGGGTGTGGCTGTTGGTTTCAGGTAGTGAGAAGGCAGAGGCTGCTGCAGCTATCGTTAACGGTGAACCTGCAGTTGAATGGCCTGCTGCTGGGGCAACCGGTGCTGAAGAAACTATCCTCTTCGTCGCTGATGATGCCGCGGTGAATCTCTAATCAGCATTAATCAGGGGTGTACCTTCACACAAGAAGGTACACCCCTGATTACAGTTTTAGAATCTCACCCCTAAGACTGTGTGCAAGTAGGTTAACTATCTATACGCCCACCGCCTCTTTGATTGGCTTGTGGGAGCTGATCTGAAAATCTTTACTGTATAAAGGCGAGTCAGCGTCGAGTGCCAATTGTGCTGCTAGTTCGCCATAAGCTGGAGAGAGCTTGAAGGCGTGTCCAGATCCACCGGTGAGCACTACTACGTTGTCTACCTTGTCGATAATCGGAGATTTATCGGCAGTATAAGTGTCATAGTGGACACTAAAGCGATTGGGCTCTGGATTAACCCCTGGGAACAAATCGTGGGTTTGGCGGCCAAATTCTGACACCGCTTCTCGGTCAAGTCGTAGATCTTCATCTTCTACGTGCGCACTCATCGGTACACCCCAGTTGTCTAGTCCAGCGATCTTGATGCTGTATCCATCAACGCATGGTGCACCGAAAACGTGGAACCCATCACGATCACGGATGAAGCAAGGAAGATTTTCCGGTTGGAAGTCGACTGGGTTAGTGGGCAAGAACCACGTCAGCACCAATCGTCGAACTTCAAGCAGTGGAGCAATAGAGGGCACAAGTTCTCCTGTCCAGCTACCGGTGGTGACAATCACGCGGTCAACGATCGTGGTTTGCTTGCCTGCTTGAATGATCACGTGGTCGCCGTTATCAACAATGTTGGTGATTTTTTGGTGATCTCGTATTTCTGCACCATTGTTGCGTGCTGCTTCAATGGCACTAAATACAGCTAATTCCGGTCGAAGGGCTCCACCCTGAAGGTCAACAATGCCAGCTTCGTCATCGCGGAAGTTCAAACCTGGGTAGCGCTTGCGCATCTCAGCCGCGGTTAATCGCTCATGGGGCAGATCATAGCGTTCTACTGATTCCACCAACCGCTGGAAAGGTGCTTCATCTTCCTTGCCAGTGCTCAACACTCCAAAATTATGGAAAATCTCGCGCCCGGAAGTATCACTTAACAAGGCCCAGAGCTCTTGCGCACGCTTTAGCAAAGGAACATAGGTGCTGCCTTCGTGATAAGCCATCCGAAACAGTCGAGATTCGCCAGTAAATGCGCCATAACCGTGTGAAATTCCAAACTGTTCAAAACCAATAGCTTCAACACCTGGGATTTTACTCAAATGCCACAGCGCCATGGAGCCGGTTGATCCAAGGCCAATTACCGCAATTTTCATGGTTGTCTCCTAAGCGAGTTCGGGTGATTCCCAAAGGTTTAATGTCGTGCCAATCCCCTTTTCCAAAGCGTTTTCATACACTTGGGTTGCCCACGCGACGTCTTCTACTGGCATGCCGCCGACAGAGTAGAGAATGATTT
Above is a genomic segment from Corynebacterium suranareeae containing:
- the zwf gene encoding glucose-6-phosphate dehydrogenase encodes the protein MSTNTTPTSWTNPLRDPQDKRLPRIAGPSGMVIFGVTGDLARKKLLPAIYDLANRGLLPPGFSLVGYGRREWSKEDFEKYVREAASAGARTEFRENVWERLAEGMEFVRGNFDDDEAFDNLAATLERIDKTRGTAGNWAYYLSIPPDSFAAVCHQLERSGMAESTEEAWRRVIIEKPFGHNLESAHELNQLVNAVFPESSVFRIDHYLGKETVQNILALRFANQLFEPLWNSNYVDHVQITMAEDIGLGGRAGYYDGIGAARDVIQNHLIQLLALVAMEEPISFVPAQLQAEKIKVLSATKPCYPLDKTSARGQYAAGWQGSEYVKGLREEDGFNPESTTETFAACTLEITSRRWAGVPFYLRTGKRLGRRVTEIAVVFKDAPHQPFDGDMTAALGQNAIVIRVQPDEGVLIRFGSKVPGSAMEVRDVNMDFSYSESFTEESPEAYERLILDALLDESSLFPTNEEVELSWKILDPILEAWDADGTPEDYPAGTWGPKSADEMLSRNGHSWRRP
- a CDS encoding glucose-6-phosphate dehydrogenase assembly protein OpcA — protein: MIFELPDTTTQAISKTLSRLRESGTQVTTGRVLTLIVVTDSESDVAAITQSTNEASREHPSRVIILVVGDKTAETKVDAEVRIGGDAGASEMIIIHLNGPVADKLQYVVTPLLLPDTPIVAWWPGESPKDPAQDPIGRIAQRRITDALYDRDDALEDRVENYHPGDTDMTWARLTQWRGLVASALDHPPHSEISSVRLTGASGSTSVDLAAGWLSRRLNVPVIREATDAPTVPTDEFGTPLLAIQRLEIVRTTGSIVITIQDAHTVRVEMPESGNPPSLVAIGRRSEADCLAEELRHMDPDLGYQHALSGLSNVKMETV
- the tal gene encoding transaldolase gives rise to the protein MSHIDDLAQLGTSTWLDDLSRERITSGNLQQVIDEKSVVGVTTNPAIFAAAMSKGDSYDAQIAELKAEGASVDQAVYAMSIDDVRNACDLFTGIYESSNGYDGRVSIEVDPRISADRDATLAQAKELWAKVDRPNVMIKIPATPGSLPAITDALAEGISVNVTLIFSVARYREVIAAFIEGIKQAAANGHDVSKIHSVASFFVSRVDVEIDKRLEAIGSEEALALRGKAGVANAQRAYAVYKELFDAAELPEGANTQRPLWASTGVKNPAYAPTLYVSELAGPNTVNTMPEGTIDAVLELGNLHGDTLSNSSAEADAVFAQLDSLGIDLADVFDVLETEGVDKFVASWSELLESMEARLK
- the pgl gene encoding 6-phosphogluconolactonase, translated to MVDVVRARDTEDLVAHAAARFIQVVEAATADDGTARVVLTGGGAGIKLLEKLSVDAAHLPWERIHVFFGDERNVPVSDPESNEGQARAALLSKVAIPEGNIHGYGLGEVDLAQAATAYEAVLDKFAPNGFDLHLLGMGGEGHINSLFPHTDAVKESSAKVLAVFDSPKPPSERATLTLPAVHSAKRVWLLVSGSEKAEAAAAIVNGEPAVEWPAAGATGAEETILFVADDAAVNL
- the solA gene encoding N-methyl-L-tryptophan oxidase; this translates as MKIAVIGLGSTGSMALWHLSKIPGVEAIGFEQFGISHGYGAFTGESRLFRMAYHEGSTYVPLLKRAQELWALLSDTSGREIFHNFGVLSTGKEDEAPFQRLVESVERYDLPHERLTAAEMRKRYPGLNFRDDEAGIVDLQGGALRPELAVFSAIEAARNNGAEIRDHQKITNIVDNGDHVIIQAGKQTTIVDRVIVTTGSWTGELVPSIAPLLEVRRLVLTWFLPTNPVDFQPENLPCFIRDRDGFHVFGAPCVDGYSIKIAGLDNWGVPMSAHVEDEDLRLDREAVSEFGRQTHDLFPGVNPEPNRFSVHYDTYTADKSPIIDKVDNVVVLTGGSGHAFKLSPAYGELAAQLALDADSPLYSKDFQISSHKPIKEAVGV